A single region of the Candidatus Poribacteria bacterium genome encodes:
- a CDS encoding Gfo/Idh/MocA family oxidoreductase: MYRVGIIGLGNIASRYSTPDDAYPYCHTGGIRFCETTELVAVADMSQERQAEFQQVWGPAFPDNSINYYETDTQMLESEDLDIVAVCVRGPHHFKVMQNVLKADIKAIFLEKPAGCSLEEVDAMTAGADAKGIPIVVDYTRHWGPHLIRLQSLIKDGLIGEVQTVIGYCGGGVLSFAIHTTDMICQFAGYDPISVTGFVSGGGDVPESYEPEPAIVGSTIQFESGVIGFHVGNHGTRGGFSVDVLGSEGSVQAGFYSGTTVHKGGELVDNATLGLPENAGPFNIAYKQITDYLDGGLLPDCARDDYTAVNEIGFATIESGITGQTVQLPCENRKRLIFANG; encoded by the coding sequence ATGTATCGTGTCGGTATCATCGGATTAGGCAATATCGCCTCCCGTTATTCAACGCCGGATGACGCGTATCCCTATTGCCACACAGGCGGTATCCGTTTTTGTGAGACGACCGAATTGGTCGCTGTCGCGGACATGTCCCAGGAACGCCAAGCAGAGTTTCAACAGGTGTGGGGACCTGCTTTCCCAGACAATTCCATCAACTACTACGAAACTGATACGCAGATGCTTGAAAGTGAAGATTTGGATATCGTTGCTGTCTGTGTCCGCGGACCGCATCACTTTAAGGTCATGCAAAACGTTTTGAAGGCGGACATCAAAGCCATCTTCCTCGAAAAACCCGCGGGATGTTCCCTCGAAGAGGTGGATGCAATGACGGCGGGTGCTGACGCGAAAGGCATCCCTATTGTTGTCGACTACACACGGCATTGGGGACCTCACCTCATCCGCCTCCAATCGCTTATCAAGGACGGACTCATCGGTGAAGTCCAAACCGTCATCGGCTATTGTGGGGGTGGTGTGCTCTCCTTCGCTATCCACACGACGGATATGATCTGCCAGTTTGCTGGTTATGATCCTATTTCGGTGACTGGATTCGTTTCTGGGGGTGGAGATGTGCCGGAGTCTTACGAACCTGAACCCGCAATTGTCGGATCGACCATCCAATTTGAGAGTGGTGTGATCGGTTTCCATGTTGGAAACCATGGAACACGGGGCGGCTTCTCCGTTGATGTTCTCGGCAGCGAAGGCAGCGTTCAAGCAGGATTTTATAGCGGCACGACTGTACATAAAGGCGGCGAGTTAGTTGATAACGCGACCCTCGGTCTTCCTGAGAACGCCGGACCCTTCAATATCGCCTATAAACAGATTACTGATTACTTAGACGGTGGACTGCTACCCGATTGCGCCCGTGATGATTATACCGCTGTCAACGAAATCGGCTTTGCTACCATTGAAAGCGGCATTACCGGACAGACCGTCCAACTCCCGTGCGAGAACAGGAAACGACTCATCTTCGCGAACGGCTAA
- a CDS encoding T9SS type A sorting domain-containing protein: MRLLTSISLIFFLVSGFVFADPWLCGTPLLHQEHIHQHSPEEVPAAPAAPVQIGHVERFFIHIPETEVTAICIAKSEHLYVYVDNSVRHLFTNAEAAAVAREFDNRIYPNVRKWMGTEWKPGLDRDNRITLLMHDVGMNQSGADYGGYFAPADQLPTVPNSNRREMLYMDVFQFRERDRHTFYSSLAHEFAHLINWFQNGGTTDQRWLEEGTASFVEWAVYGTVHNIFVDGYLANPGISLAYTNTADVYYGGAFLLMLYLYEQYGGPETIRSIIETDALGEQAIDAALADSGRSDRFSEVFLKWGIANWVNTQAQNKQLGYASLRNRKVSAVVPRVRSYPNEANNIPIDQWSAHYIVFQNLPETLDLSVIGSGFGNLYATTLYLPSNGRPVTTPLPFNTKNRGHLRREGLLRDGKILLMVTADVPQTFRYVAVDVPDPNNVDVVEAPRQHVPDTAPDAITYALGNLAQPSVALAKPTPETQLEPRTQIHLASDYADVAIGGPNASHLYAASDWGLEIFTLIEPTQPARIGEIATPGRARSLAVEGNTAYVADGAAGVQVIDITVPSKPSLVKTLGGFTSVHSVRVADDKLYTLDRERGMLVFNLPDIHNMQIPRPRRFFRTAGRPINVAIHNGTVYFSDDRHGLLILDPSPFGDFVVRSIVPILATAHQIEETRGTTHAYVASGNLILVDVTDDQNPEIDSRLNTPGRATGIQFRNDTVYLADRQTGLHIINVRNPQQPRRISTQLTFGNATEVVLRDTLAYVADGKGGIQTIDISASESPKWLHRYASDGAAYGIDVVETDTGERTVYVANGVGGLKTLEFTTPSHGTVRKQLPLSTNIITSNNRFEAANCTKVRVQNGHGFVATETGMYVVNLATDTIAAHIPTPSPVSDMALHEGYAYLCAGSLIVVDSRVPQQSRVVFTRDMPGSAYRVVVDANPPAHIYVAALEGGLHIFDITEPAVPRLVESHATHGNATGVALADERAYLLDSGIGVAVLDVSEPNNPKLQDAYENDALPIDAKVAGNHLYLLDSNSVQVIDARRLTATSNFRGLRFPFELQLVGSTLYVADLYQLRIFRVHPEGYSLAVEEPLQSDWVPNAVQSVFVNRLNQNFPNPFNPETWIPYQLASDTNVSLHIYDAQGRHIYSKALGYRKAGSHTAHWNGRNAAGESVASGVYFYTIQAGTFHATRKMLIKR; the protein is encoded by the coding sequence ATGCGCCTCTTAACATCAATTTCTCTTATCTTTTTTCTCGTTAGCGGTTTTGTGTTCGCGGATCCGTGGTTGTGTGGAACACCGCTGCTGCATCAGGAACATATCCATCAACACTCCCCTGAAGAGGTCCCCGCGGCACCCGCCGCCCCCGTCCAGATCGGACACGTCGAGCGATTTTTTATCCACATCCCTGAGACAGAGGTAACAGCCATCTGTATTGCGAAGAGTGAACACCTCTATGTTTACGTCGACAATTCAGTGCGCCACCTGTTCACGAATGCCGAAGCTGCTGCTGTTGCAAGAGAATTTGACAACCGTATCTATCCGAATGTTCGCAAGTGGATGGGAACGGAATGGAAACCGGGACTCGATAGAGACAACCGCATCACCTTGCTGATGCACGATGTCGGTATGAACCAATCCGGAGCGGACTACGGTGGGTATTTCGCGCCGGCGGATCAGTTGCCGACAGTGCCAAATAGTAACCGCCGTGAAATGCTCTACATGGACGTTTTCCAGTTCAGAGAACGGGATCGACATACTTTTTATAGCAGTCTTGCCCATGAGTTTGCGCATCTCATCAATTGGTTTCAGAACGGTGGGACCACTGACCAGCGGTGGTTAGAAGAAGGCACAGCGAGTTTTGTCGAATGGGCGGTTTACGGCACGGTCCATAACATTTTCGTTGATGGCTATCTGGCAAACCCCGGTATTTCGCTCGCCTATACAAACACAGCAGATGTGTATTACGGCGGGGCCTTTCTACTCATGCTTTACCTCTATGAGCAGTATGGAGGACCGGAGACTATCCGCAGTATCATAGAGACGGACGCACTCGGCGAACAGGCAATTGACGCTGCTTTGGCAGACAGCGGAAGAAGCGACCGATTCTCCGAAGTCTTTCTGAAATGGGGGATCGCGAATTGGGTGAATACGCAGGCACAAAACAAACAACTCGGTTACGCGTCCCTCCGTAACCGAAAGGTGAGCGCTGTAGTGCCACGCGTCCGCAGTTACCCAAACGAGGCGAATAACATTCCCATCGACCAATGGAGCGCCCACTATATTGTCTTTCAGAATCTACCTGAAACCTTGGATCTATCGGTGATCGGAAGTGGATTCGGAAATCTCTACGCGACAACGCTTTATTTGCCGTCCAACGGACGTCCTGTCACTACACCCCTCCCATTTAACACAAAAAACAGAGGGCATTTGCGCCGAGAAGGGCTCCTGCGCGACGGAAAGATTCTATTAATGGTAACCGCAGATGTTCCACAGACCTTCCGCTATGTCGCGGTAGATGTGCCGGACCCCAACAACGTGGACGTAGTAGAGGCTCCACGACAGCATGTGCCGGACACCGCACCTGACGCTATAACTTATGCTCTCGGCAATCTCGCCCAACCGAGTGTCGCGCTCGCGAAACCTACGCCGGAAACGCAACTTGAACCGAGAACGCAAATTCATCTTGCCAGCGATTACGCCGATGTTGCAATTGGTGGTCCGAATGCCTCTCATCTTTACGCGGCGAGTGATTGGGGACTTGAAATCTTCACGTTGATAGAACCGACACAACCCGCCCGAATCGGTGAGATTGCTACGCCGGGCAGGGCGCGATCTCTCGCTGTTGAGGGAAATACGGCTTACGTCGCTGATGGTGCCGCAGGCGTACAGGTCATTGATATCACGGTCCCAAGCAAACCGAGTCTTGTAAAGACGCTCGGAGGGTTCACGAGTGTCCACAGCGTTCGAGTTGCTGATGACAAACTATACACACTCGACCGTGAGCGCGGCATGCTTGTGTTCAACTTACCGGATATCCACAACATGCAAATACCACGCCCCCGACGTTTCTTTCGTACTGCAGGCAGACCGATCAACGTTGCCATTCACAACGGGACAGTCTATTTCAGCGATGACAGACACGGACTCCTTATTCTCGATCCGAGCCCCTTCGGTGATTTTGTTGTACGCAGCATTGTGCCAATTTTAGCCACTGCCCATCAGATCGAAGAAACACGAGGGACAACCCATGCCTATGTTGCCTCAGGTAACCTCATCTTAGTCGATGTTACGGATGACCAAAACCCCGAAATAGATTCCCGCCTTAACACGCCAGGACGCGCAACAGGTATCCAATTCCGTAACGACACCGTCTATCTTGCAGACAGGCAAACAGGACTTCATATTATTAATGTCCGTAACCCACAACAGCCACGACGAATTTCCACACAACTTACATTTGGCAATGCAACCGAGGTCGTCCTCAGAGATACACTCGCTTATGTCGCTGATGGAAAGGGCGGAATTCAAACAATAGACATAAGCGCATCAGAATCACCGAAATGGTTACATCGGTACGCCTCTGATGGTGCTGCTTATGGAATCGACGTTGTTGAGACCGATACGGGGGAACGGACTGTCTACGTCGCAAACGGCGTAGGTGGATTGAAAACCCTCGAATTTACGACGCCTTCTCACGGCACTGTGAGGAAACAACTGCCGCTGTCCACGAATATCATCACTTCTAACAACCGATTTGAGGCTGCCAACTGCACCAAAGTCCGTGTCCAAAACGGTCACGGCTTCGTCGCCACTGAGACAGGAATGTACGTTGTCAATCTCGCCACAGATACCATTGCGGCGCATATTCCGACACCTTCACCCGTTTCGGATATGGCGTTGCACGAGGGCTACGCTTACCTTTGCGCAGGCTCTCTAATTGTTGTTGATAGCCGGGTTCCCCAGCAAAGTAGAGTCGTATTCACACGCGACATGCCAGGCAGTGCTTATCGCGTTGTCGTCGATGCCAACCCGCCCGCACACATTTATGTTGCTGCCCTTGAAGGAGGACTGCATATTTTTGACATCACAGAACCCGCAGTCCCGCGTTTGGTCGAAAGTCACGCCACACACGGAAATGCAACAGGCGTTGCCCTCGCGGATGAACGTGCTTACCTATTGGACAGTGGTATCGGCGTCGCAGTACTGGATGTGTCTGAGCCGAACAACCCGAAGTTGCAAGACGCATACGAGAATGATGCGCTCCCAATCGATGCGAAAGTAGCTGGCAACCATCTCTATCTACTCGATAGCAATAGCGTTCAGGTGATTGACGCACGCAGGTTGACAGCCACTTCAAACTTTCGTGGACTCAGATTCCCGTTTGAATTGCAGTTGGTAGGGAGTACCCTTTATGTCGCGGATCTGTATCAACTTCGTATCTTTCGTGTGCATCCAGAAGGCTATTCTCTTGCTGTGGAAGAACCTCTGCAATCTGATTGGGTTCCCAATGCCGTTCAGTCTGTATTCGTCAATCGTTTAAACCAAAATTTTCCTAACCCATTTAACCCAGAGACCTGGATCCCGTATCAACTCGCCTCAGATACGAACGTGTCGCTTCATATTTACGATGCGCAAGGGAGGCACATCTATTCTAAAGCACTGGGTTACCGCAAAGCGGGTTCACACACCGCGCATTGGAACGGTCGCAACGCCGCCGGTGAGTCTGTCGCGAGCGGTGTCTATTTCTACACAATCCAAGCTGGAACTTTCCATGCGACTCGGAAAATGCTCATCAAGAGGTGA
- a CDS encoding D-cysteine desulfhydrase family protein, with amino-acid sequence MKIGEVLIQKVSQIPQVDLGHFPTPLEECPRLSEALNGPRIFMKREDCSGLAFGGNKVRQLTFTLGDAVAQGADTIVHGAASQSNHCRQAAAACGKLGLNCYLRLTRDHKSIVQGNLLLDNLAGVDVEIVDVPFGLELDAVKYELADDLKKQGLKPYVVASPRSTALAAVAFTWCIAEIAQQQEQLGIDADWIYTASVGGTQAGLVLGTKTLALRMKPFGIAPIVWENKLERLSAAANSAADLLGVDTRVTEADIQNTDDYIGEAYGYLTPECIDALKLVAKTEGIFLDPVYTAKAMACLIDHIQKGKLGRDDTVIFLHTGGTPALFAYHEELVADL; translated from the coding sequence ATGAAAATCGGTGAGGTCTTAATTCAGAAAGTTTCACAGATACCACAAGTGGACCTCGGCCACTTTCCGACACCGCTTGAGGAATGCCCGCGACTCTCTGAGGCACTTAACGGTCCGCGGATTTTCATGAAACGCGAAGACTGCTCAGGTTTGGCATTTGGTGGAAACAAGGTCCGACAACTTACCTTCACGCTGGGTGATGCTGTTGCACAAGGTGCCGATACAATTGTTCACGGCGCGGCATCGCAATCGAATCACTGTAGACAAGCCGCCGCCGCTTGCGGTAAACTTGGACTCAACTGCTACTTACGTCTCACACGGGACCACAAGAGTATCGTTCAAGGCAATCTTTTGTTAGATAACTTAGCAGGTGTCGACGTCGAAATTGTCGATGTTCCATTCGGACTGGAATTAGATGCCGTGAAATACGAACTGGCGGACGATCTCAAGAAACAAGGTCTGAAGCCTTATGTCGTTGCTTCTCCGCGATCCACTGCACTTGCCGCCGTTGCTTTCACATGGTGCATTGCTGAAATTGCACAACAACAAGAGCAGTTGGGTATTGATGCGGATTGGATTTATACCGCTTCCGTAGGGGGCACACAGGCAGGACTCGTCCTCGGCACGAAAACGCTTGCGCTGAGAATGAAGCCGTTCGGTATTGCGCCTATTGTTTGGGAAAATAAACTTGAACGGCTCAGTGCTGCTGCCAACAGTGCCGCCGACCTTTTAGGAGTGGATACCCGCGTTACCGAAGCAGACATTCAAAATACAGATGACTACATTGGAGAGGCTTACGGCTATCTCACGCCAGAATGTATTGATGCCCTTAAACTCGTCGCCAAAACCGAAGGTATTTTCCTTGACCCCGTCTACACCGCTAAAGCGATGGCGTGCCTTATTGATCACATCCAAAAGGGCAAACTCGGACGCGACGATACTGTCATCTTCTTGCACACGGGCGGCACCCCGGCACTCTTTGCATACCACGAAGAATTAGTCGCCGATCTGTAG
- the moaA gene encoding GTP 3',8-cyclase MoaA, translating into MKQQMLDRFGRIHTNLRISVTDVCNFRCIYCMPEDITFMPDAALMTFDEILHLARIFVALGVNKVRITGGEPLVRPEVPTLIRQLTQLQGLKDISLTTNGIGLINQAQALYDAGLRRINVSLDTLNEEKFEQMTRRKVLSRVLKGLKTAHECGFNPIKVNAVAMRGFTDDEIVDLATFARQNEYQLRFIEFMPLDADDVWGRNMYIPGKEIIEKINAVYPLTPVALNGEAKSDTAQRYRFSDNGNEVGVIPSVSEPFCENCNRVRLTADGKFRTCLFSLTETDLLTPLREGVTDEVIAALILDAVAQKEAGHKINATDFIKPERNMSRIGG; encoded by the coding sequence ATGAAGCAACAGATGCTCGACCGCTTTGGACGGATCCATACAAATCTCAGAATCTCGGTTACAGACGTATGTAACTTCCGTTGCATCTACTGTATGCCGGAAGACATAACCTTCATGCCAGACGCGGCCCTGATGACGTTCGACGAGATTCTGCACCTCGCCCGCATTTTTGTCGCGTTGGGTGTTAACAAGGTTCGTATCACCGGAGGTGAACCCCTTGTCCGTCCCGAGGTGCCTACACTCATAAGGCAATTGACGCAACTACAAGGGCTCAAAGACATCAGTTTAACAACAAATGGCATTGGTCTTATTAACCAAGCTCAAGCCCTTTATGATGCTGGGCTCCGCCGTATCAATGTCAGTTTAGATACACTCAACGAGGAGAAGTTCGAGCAGATGACGCGTCGGAAGGTGCTCTCACGTGTGCTTAAAGGGCTTAAGACCGCACACGAATGTGGTTTCAACCCGATTAAAGTCAACGCTGTCGCAATGCGAGGTTTTACTGATGATGAGATTGTTGACTTAGCCACCTTTGCACGTCAAAATGAGTATCAACTTCGATTCATTGAATTTATGCCCCTTGATGCCGACGATGTTTGGGGACGTAACATGTACATCCCCGGAAAAGAAATCATCGAGAAAATTAACGCCGTCTATCCACTCACACCCGTAGCTTTAAACGGCGAAGCAAAAAGCGACACTGCACAACGGTATCGCTTCTCGGATAACGGAAACGAAGTAGGAGTCATACCCTCCGTGAGCGAACCATTTTGTGAAAATTGTAACCGAGTGCGTCTCACTGCTGACGGAAAGTTTCGGACCTGCCTTTTCTCGTTAACGGAAACAGACTTGCTTACACCGCTACGTGAAGGGGTGACAGATGAGGTGATTGCGGCGTTAATTCTCGACGCAGTCGCACAAAAAGAGGCAGGGCATAAGATTAACGCAACAGACTTCATTAAACCAGAAAGAAATATGTCAAGAATCGGCGGATAA